Proteins from a single region of Segatella copri:
- a CDS encoding SusF/SusE family outer membrane protein → MPSDLPIKNIWIWGSDTSNGWNYPFLLPLEYDANAAKGTFVIETTLTEGELKFGLENDPNKGGNIIWLRPLSKDVTNDLAPLSVTDLQVLGQSPDYKWKVEASQAGNYKISINVIDMKVKFKKK, encoded by the coding sequence GTGCCTTCAGATCTCCCTATCAAGAATATCTGGATTTGGGGAAGTGACACTTCTAATGGATGGAACTATCCGTTCCTGTTGCCATTGGAGTATGATGCAAATGCAGCCAAGGGTACTTTCGTTATAGAAACAACTTTGACAGAGGGTGAACTGAAGTTTGGTTTAGAGAATGATCCAAACAAGGGTGGCAATATCATTTGGCTTCGTCCTTTGAGTAAGGATGTAACAAATGATCTTGCACCGCTTTCTGTTACAGATTTACAAGTACTTGGTCAAAGTCCTGACTACAAGTGGAAGGTTGAAGCTTCGCAAGCAGGTAACTACAAGATTAGCATCAATGTCATTGATATGAAGGTTAAGTTTAAAAAAAAATAA
- a CDS encoding alpha-galactosidase produces MKKIVLSIVAVMLSFMTMGCSDYSINGGSFNTGWTPEDIPDDPVTPTPTPETAEKAPLYWTVYEYGRLAEKNGTDRNMPKEVWQKNIDWVAENLLPYGYDMICTDGFMAMLGDDNAGHPYMTSYAYIPLTELIQMCKDKGLKLGIYDNPLWVHGSLDCPIEGTKYTVRNLLYEQGKDQVKNPDADGDIFTWIVPSHKGGKEYIDGFFKYYKSIGVDFIRMDFMCLFEDGIRGGGTKGEGRGYGSAEYRLALQYIAEAAQKYGVFTSIVMPNMKDHGQYEAQYGNMVRIVDDACEGGWDHLSSRWRGAQYIKVDQWPAANNQFDGFTYWSDITGRGKVIADGDFQLMRRFNSDDERQSCITLQLMAGGPIAVADEYNTIGYETGENSYSESFYSAARAAHNVSFYQNEELLELNKDKFVGKPLSNNISTTRNGAGIEIAEDANSQVWYGQMSNGDYIVALFNRENIEQERGVELSALGISGSMKVRDLWTHTDEGEVTKVSAKLAPHACKVVRLSKPE; encoded by the coding sequence ATGAAAAAGATAGTTTTATCAATTGTCGCAGTAATGTTATCCTTTATGACAATGGGATGTAGCGATTACTCGATAAATGGAGGTAGCTTCAATACCGGTTGGACTCCAGAAGATATTCCAGACGATCCTGTAACTCCTACTCCTACTCCAGAGACTGCTGAGAAAGCTCCTCTTTATTGGACTGTGTATGAGTATGGTCGTTTGGCAGAGAAGAACGGAACGGACCGCAATATGCCCAAAGAGGTTTGGCAGAAAAATATCGACTGGGTGGCTGAGAATCTTTTGCCATATGGTTACGATATGATTTGTACCGATGGTTTCATGGCTATGTTGGGCGATGATAATGCTGGGCATCCTTACATGACCTCATATGCTTATATTCCATTGACCGAACTTATTCAGATGTGCAAGGACAAAGGTTTAAAGTTGGGCATCTACGACAACCCCCTTTGGGTGCATGGCTCTTTAGATTGTCCTATCGAGGGAACAAAGTATACTGTACGTAATTTGCTTTATGAGCAGGGTAAGGATCAAGTGAAGAATCCTGATGCTGATGGTGACATCTTTACATGGATCGTTCCCAGCCACAAAGGTGGTAAGGAGTACATCGACGGCTTCTTCAAATATTATAAGAGTATTGGTGTTGATTTCATCCGTATGGACTTTATGTGTCTCTTTGAAGATGGTATTCGTGGAGGTGGCACTAAGGGTGAAGGCCGTGGCTATGGTAGTGCAGAGTATCGTTTGGCTTTGCAGTATATCGCTGAGGCAGCCCAAAAGTATGGTGTGTTTACTTCTATCGTGATGCCAAATATGAAAGATCATGGTCAGTACGAAGCTCAGTATGGCAATATGGTTCGCATTGTGGATGACGCCTGCGAAGGTGGATGGGATCACTTGTCAAGCCGTTGGCGCGGTGCGCAGTATATTAAGGTAGATCAGTGGCCTGCAGCCAACAACCAGTTTGATGGCTTTACTTATTGGTCTGATATTACTGGTCGTGGCAAGGTTATTGCCGATGGAGACTTCCAACTCATGCGTCGTTTCAATTCTGATGATGAGCGTCAGTCTTGTATCACTCTGCAACTTATGGCTGGTGGTCCTATTGCCGTAGCTGATGAGTATAATACTATTGGTTATGAGACGGGTGAGAATAGTTATAGCGAGAGTTTTTATAGTGCAGCAAGAGCTGCCCACAATGTAAGTTTCTACCAGAACGAAGAATTGTTGGAACTCAATAAGGATAAGTTTGTAGGAAAGCCTTTGAGTAACAATATATCTACAACAAGAAATGGCGCGGGTATAGAGATTGCTGAAGATGCTAACAGCCAAGTATGGTATGGTCAGATGAGCAATGGCGATTACATTGTGGCTCTCTTCAACCGTGAGAATATAGAACAGGAACGCGGTGTAGAACTCTCTGCCCTGGGTATTTCGGGTAGTATGAAAGTGAGAGATCTTTGGACACATACCGATGAAGGTGAGGTAACTAAGGTTTCTGCAAAACTGGCTCCTCATGCCTGCAAGGTTGTTCGCTTGAGCAAGCCTGAATAA